The DNA sequence CCTCCGGTGGAAACGGCAGCGGCAAACCTGCCGTTGATCCTTGCAACCGCTCCAACGGTGTCATGAGTTTTATCGGAAATGGACAACAGGAAAAGTTCTCTTCTCATATCTGCATCAGGATTTGCCTTAAGTTCCTGTATAACTTTACCAAGTCTTGTCCTTGCTTTCTCCGTGGATGGGTCATAGTCTTCATGTCCCATCATTCGCGCGAATCTTGTCGCCCCGTCTCCGGCTATGATCACATGGGGTGACTTTTCCATTACTTCTCTTGCAACAATTATTGGATTCCTTACCCTTTCTATTGATATTACTGCCCCGAATTTTCCTGGAACCATAACAGATGCGTCCATCTGTATGGTGCCGTCTATTCTCATTACGGACCCAGTACCAGCATTGAACGTTTCATCATCCTCCATCATGCTTACTGCCCTTACCACTGAATCAAGGGAATCTACAGAGATCGCACTGCTGGCAAAGCCATTAAGCTTGCTGTTCAGTACGGAATCAGAGCCAACGCCGCCGTGAAGGAGAATTACGTCATTCATGGAAAAGGAATCGTACGGAATGATTAAGTTTTAGGGGTCACCCTGTTTGCAAATTTATCTCCGTAACGTATTTATCCAGTTCCAGATATGACCAATCATGATAGACATTTCTTCCAAGGATGTAGTTGCAAGGACCGCAACTGCATCAGGCGAGATTAGGCTGAAAAAATCAACTATAAGTGCCATCAAAAGCGGGGAAACCAAAAAGGGGAACGTGATCGAGACTGCAAGAGTAGCAGGGATGCAGGCTGCCAAGAGGACCTGGGACCTGATCCCATATTGCCATCAGATACCCATATCATCGGTTAATCTCGAATTCAGCCTAAAAGAAGAGTCTGTAAGCGTTATGTGTTCTGTCAAGGCAGTATACAAGACGGGAGTGGAGATTGAAGCCATTACGGGAGTCCAGATAGCACTGCTTACGATCTGGGATATGGTAAAATATCTCGAAAAGGATGAAAACGGACAATATCCCGGTACAGTGATACAGTCTGTAAAAGTGGATAGCAAGATGAAGGCGAAAGTGAATGCATCACCCGACAGACAATAAATATAATCTCAGATTCCTCGTCATAACCGTTTCCGATAAACGGACTGAAGAAACAGACGAGTCAGGCAAAATTATGAGGAACCTGATAAAAGACGCAGGCAGGATAGTCAGTGGTTATATCATTCCGAACAGCAGCGAGCGCATAATTCGTGTGGTAGAGGAGGAAATTAACACTGCGGACGTTTTTATATTCATAGGGGGAACAGGACTTGGGAAAAAGGATTATACCTCGAGAACGTTGAGGAAAATATCTGAGAAAGAAGTTCCGGGGTTTGGGGAGATTTTCCGCTCTAGAAGTGCATCTGGAGAAATTCATTCTGTATTGTCTGATTCTTCAATGTTTGTAATCCGCGGAAAGATAGTATTCAGTATTCCCGGATCTGGAGATGCACAGAGAATTGCTTTTGACATAATTAATGACATAGTCGACCATGCTTATCATGAAATCATGAGGTAAGTTGCAGTTCATCCCCTCTTAACACAGTTAGAATCTGTTTCTCTACTACTTTGCGGAGAAGGGCTATATTTGCGCATTTTGTTGTTATACAGATGATAATAAATCAACATTAGGAACGGATAATAAAGTGAACACTCCGTTTAAGCAAATCACGATAACTTTAGTCTTTCAACATCTGAAGGGAAATTGACATTTTCGAAACATCTCTCGTCTTCCCTTCCATAATCCATGGCAATTCCAAATTCCTTTACAAAGTCCCGCAGCGATTTTCCACCTCCGGTAGCATAAGCTTCGAGATTTTTTGAGTCCCTTTCTGCATATATGCAATGAAGCGTTTGCAGAACAGCATCCCTGGATATGGGACACAGGGTTTTTCCCTTAAACTCGATCAGCATTCTTGAAACTAAGGGTATGCAGATAAAGGGCATGTCTCCGCCAAACGCAAAAATATTCCCGAACTTCCTGACTGCTAGTATAAGAGAAGCAAGTATTGTTCCGTCAGACTCGTCGGTAATAATTCTTCCGTAATCTGATTTCAGCCCAGGATCCTTGGAAAATATTATTACTTCTTCAAATAAATAGGATTCAACAAGTTTCTTGGCGATACCCTCCGTCATTCCATAACCATTTACCTGAACACTGTGTTTCCCGGGGAAGCGTTCACTCTTCTTCACGAATATAACTGCCCTCATGGTTCTCCGCAAATTCTGCATTTTAAATTCATGGAAGTTTTTATCCTTTCAATGGCATAATTCCAGGTATCAATGTATACAATATCACCATCCACTTCCTCGCCAATCAAGATTTTCAGGCCAAGTGACACAGCCATTGAACCGATGACAACCGGAGTTGATGGCAATATTCCTGTCTGTGCACAGCCGATACCCTCGTCGCCGGCATCCGGGTAACCGAGGCAAGCTGTACAGGAAGTCTTGTATGGTATTATTGCCTTGATTGTTCCGAAGGTTTCGTTAGCAGCAGTCATTACCCATGGAATACGGTTCCTTACTGAATACCTGTTAATGGCGCTTCTTGCGGAGAAATTGTCGGTTCCGTCAAATATCAGTGATGGTTGGCCGATGACGGAATAATTATCGATGTTGACTCTGGTGCTGCTAATCTCTACATTCACATTGTGATTTATCGAAACTATTCTCTCTTTAAGCTTTTCCGCCTTGCTCTTCCCAATGTCCGCTTCGCCGTACTCCACCTGTCTCTGGATATTTGTCAGGGAAACCCTGTCATCGTCAATCAGTCTCAGAGTGGATACACCAGTCCTGGCAAACAATTCGGCTGCAATTCCTCCGGTTCCTCCGAGTCCCACTACGGTTATGGTGGCCGCGGATATCCTCTTCTGTCCCGAAAGGGAAATCTGTGGAAGTGCCATGGTTCCGAGGTAACGATCGAACTCAAGAAACGGCAAGTTCTCTTGTCGCCTCCATGGCCTTTTCTACTGCTTTTTCAATGTCGTGTTTCTTTACATAACTGTCAGATGCCAGGATGGAATAGTTAACTCTCCCCACAGGGATAAAATTCACTTCCAGATCCTCAGATTTCCTGAATTTCCCGAGAAACAGGTCATTTTCACCACTAGTTAATGATGAGAGGCATGATTCACGGGTAGGCAGGTAATGAATCCGGTCAACCATGCCCTGTGCGTCATCTGCAAGTCCAGAAAGGTAATCCTTGAATGCTGATGCAACGGCATCATTGCCTGAAATAGCTACTAACCGTACTTTTCCGGCTGATACTGATTTTATGATAGAAGATAATTCCAGATCCGCATCTCTTGAGTAAAAACCATATGGCACCACATAACTGAGCCTGGTGGTATAGTCCCCGTAGTCTCCAGGATTCGCTAAGGTGGTTCCGGAAACCAGTGTGATATCCGGCACTATTTCTGTTATGAAACTCCGAACCGAATTTTCATCCATTTTTACTACCGCAGGGTGCGATACCAAGTTAAGGATGAAGGTCTCCGCGATTTCGTCAGGAGTACCCAGGAAAACGGTTTCAGGTATGCTCTCGCTGAAAAGATATGCATCTACTTTTTCCCCGGCATCTGCGTATTTCCGGTTTCCCTCCATGATAGCGAATCCTTCCGCATCAAGCAGTCTTGCAATTGACCCCGAGGCGCCATTGACAGGGTATCCATAAATTGTGCTTCCCCTCCTTACGAGCCGCATTATTATGAGGCTGGTGTACCCTACCCTTAAGAGCGTTTTCATGGCCAGTGTCACAGTAACCGACCTGACAGCTGACCTTTCTCGTGACATCTTCTCTATCGCAGGCAGGAAGATAGTCCTGAAGATCATCATCGCTGAAACGGGAAAACCGGGCAAGCCATATACCGGCTTTTTCCCTGACATTGCAAACACTGTGGGGGTTCCCGGCTTAACTGAAACTCCGTGGAAAACAATTCCAGGATTCTCCAGTTCAAGGACTCTGTAAACGAAGTCACCCTCTCCTGCAGATGTCCCTCCACTCAGTATAATGGCGTCATTTTCGGTCAGCATCCGGCTAATCATGCGCCTTACCTCTTCCATATCATCACGAATAAAGCCATAGCTACTTGTATATACGTTGCAAAATTTTGAAAGCTCGGCTTTCACATACGTACTGTTGGATTCGTAGATCTTACCAGCAGAGATCTCCTCCCCGGGGTAAAGAAGCTCATTCCCGGACGAGGCAATTCCTATGCGGATTTTTCTGTAAACCTTGATTTTATCAACTCCAGCTGCACAGAGGACGGCGACAGTACGTGGATCAACAACGGAATCCCGTCTTGCTATCAGCGTCCCTCGTGATATGTCCTCGCCAGAGTGAGCAACGTTTTCCCAGCTGGCCACGTTTCTTGTGAATCTTACCTTGTTTCCAGTCCTGACCGTGTCCTCAACCATTGCAACAGAATCGCAGAATGATGGCATGGCTGCTCCGGTTGCGATATACAGACACGATCCCGGTCCGGGATGTGTTAATGGAGGATTACCTATTTCGGCATTTCCGGCTAGGAGAAGCTCAATCGGGTTTTCAGGTGAAGCAGCTGAAAGATCAGCAGAAACCACCGCGTACCCGTCGACCTCAGACCGTGTGAACGGAGGTAGCGGAACTCGAGAATAAACATCAAGCGCGCATATTCTTCCAGTACTCTCTCCGGTGTTGACTGTTTCGGTCTCTTCTACCGGATGAGCATGTTCAATTGCAAGTCTCCTAGCATCTGCAAATGACACCAGGTCCCTGAATATTTTTCCCGTTATACCACCCCGTTCAGCTCTACTGTCACAGTTTCGCCGTTGTTTATACCTTCTGTATTTTCCATGATTGTCACCGTACCTGTTGAATCAAGCAAGGTAGATAGCACTCCCGACCCTGATACTTTTAGTGGTGTGCACAAATACCCATCTTCATCAGCTGACAGTTTTACCCTGACATATGTTCTTATTCCCGGATCTGCGTTAATCGTCCCGTTCATCCTCGCCTTAATGGTTAAAGGATCTCTTTTATATCCAATCATCAATTCCAGGAAAGGCCAGAGAATGGCTTCAGTTGAAACGAGTGCAGCAACCGGCAATCCCGAGACAGACAGGACAAGTTTCCCTCCCACATTGAAAGCAGATACAGTTCTGCCGGGTTTTATTTTAACCCCGCGGAAAATCACATGTCCGAGTGTTTTCAATACGCCGGGAACCAGATCTCGTATTCCGGGACCGCTTCCCCCTGTCACAATAAGCGCGTCGGATGATTTCAGTGCATGTATCACCCGATCCTTTATCATCTCAAACGAATCGCCTACCGTCCCCTCCTCAACTGTCTGGATGAATGGCATGGAGAAGAATGTGCTCAGCAGTGGTTGTGTGTAATTAGGGACCCTGCCAGAAACGATTTCATCGCCTGTAGAAAGAAGGGAAAGGGAAAATTTTCTGTACACGCTGACTGAGTTAATTCTACATGCTAAAGCAGCGGAAATGTTCTCAGGCTTCACCCCTTTTCCCCGATGGATAACTATGGAATCAGGCTTGAGGTCTTCTCCTCTCAGGGACACATTTTCCCAGTGTCTAAGGGTTTTAAGTGCAAATATATCGCTCTTCGTCATCACCGTATCCTCAAGCATTATTACACTGTCTGTGCCTTCTGGCAGGATTTCTCCAGTGCTGATAAGTGTACATCGACCATCATTTCCGTCTGGCAGAATTGTCCCAATCTTAACGGGCTTACTTTCGGACGCTTCAACCGTCAGGCCAGATTCTGTGGCGTAACCATCAACAGCGCTCCGGTTGTACTCCGGTACATAGTTACCACAAAGCACGTCAGAATCGGCTATCATGCCCAGGCACTTTTGCGGTTCAGCAACAACATTGTCTATGGGACTCCATTTTTCAGTCTTCAGCAACCCGATTGCATCATTATATGAAACATACGAAATTTGGCTCATATTGGTATTCATGAAGGTCTATCCGCCGCTTACCGGTGGAAAAAAGTCAATCTCGTCTCCTGCCCTCAGGTACTCTTCATCTCTGGCAAAATTATCGTTCCTGGCGACGATCATGCTTGATTCGTAACTCAGGAGAAGCGGGTGATCATTCAGGATCATTTTCTTGAGATCAAGTACATTGATGCCGTCACCCACTTCGACATCCTCTTCTCCTTTTCCTGCAAGTTCTCTAAATCTTGCGAAGTATTTCACTTTCAATAACATCCGATTCCCTCCAGTAAGGTTCACGTTTCTTCACTGCAACCTTGAAAATTGAATCCAGCATGATTTCCCTGTTTCCTCCCCTTATTTCATGAAGGACATCCGTAAGATTGTCGCTTCGCATCAGGCACGGCTTCAGCTGTCCGATTGATGTTAGCCTCATCCTCGTGCAGCTGTTGCAGAAATCAGTGTTATGCATGGGCTTGACAAATTCAATAGATACTTTCTTTCCCCTGTTTAATATAGTATATCTCTCCCTGTTGTGCAGTTCGTTTCTCTCGATCCCGAGAGACTGCATTGATATCCTTCTCTCAATTGGCTCCAGGCTGTAATGATATTTCTGGTAGTCTTCTGAGTTCTCCGCTTCCTTTGTAGTTTCATACTCAATCAGCTGAAGCATTGCATTATTTTCGGTTGCGAAGTCTATCATCCGGTCGATCTGGTCGACGTTCACATCCTTAAGAACCACGAAATTGATCTTTATGGGACCCAATCCAGCTTCCCTGGCTGCTCTTATCCCGTCTTTCACCTTATCAAGGGCATCTGTGCCCGTTATGAACTGAAAACCTTCCCGGTCGATGGAGTGCATTGATATGTTAACTCTGTTAAGGCCAGCTTTCTTTAGATCCACTGCCTTATTTACCAGTAGCACACCGTTTGTGGTCAGGGATATGTCCCCGGATATGTGTTTCCTCACTCGTGCCACAATTTCAACTATGTCCCTGCGAAGCAGTGGCTCGCCACCAGTGAACTTTATCTTGTTAACTCCCCATTTGGCAGCGATCTGCACAACCCTTTCTATCTCTGTGGGCTTCATTTCCGAGGAATTCACCTCAGTACCCTCCATGTGACAGAAAAAGCATTTAAAATTGCAGGTGGTGTTCACCTGGATTCTCATGCTTTTAACCGGTCTGCCAAAATCGTCAAATAGCATCATAATCTTCATGCTATCTTCATATCAAAACTTTCTGTCACTCGGCATTGGTGGTTTCCAATTTAAATGATGCGGCGAATTCCATTTATACAGCTTTTACAAACTTGTTGCCTGAAAACTGGCAATCTGTGATTTGATTCCTAAAGATGGTTAAAACATTTCCAAAATCAAGATAATTGCCCAGGCATCATATCGATCTCGCTGTCATTCAATGGTCTCCGATCTCCATCTTTCTCCATCGGTGAAGATGTCCTTTTTCCAGATTGGGCAGTCCTGCTTTATCCTGTCAATTATGAACTCACAACCCTTGAAAGCGTTCTTCCTGTGCATTGAAGCGGCTACCACAAAGACAGAGGTCTCGCCTGTTTTCACATCACCAATCCTGTGGACAGCAATTGCATCGATCAAGCCAAACCTGCTCATTGCGTCCTCGATAATTTCTGACATTTTCTTCAGTGCCATGGTCTCCTTCGCTTCATAAAAAAGTGACCTCAGTTCCCTTCCCTCTTCGGTCTCCCTTACAATGCCTGAAAACGTCACCAAAGCACCTGTTTCGGGTCCGGAGATCTGCCTGATATATTCATCCGGTTCTATCTTCTCTTTTACAATCCTTGAGATCGGCATTATTGAAAGTGTGTAGAACTCTTGCGTATTTATCTTTTGCATTGCTTTCCGCGAAAAGAAATATATAAGAGCCAAAAATACAGACCATAGAGGGCTCGTAGTCTAGCGGTATGATGTCTCCCTGACACGGAGGAGGTCACCGGTTCGAATCCGGTCGGGCCCATTCCATTAATGGTGATTAAAACGTATTTACATATCCATTTTTCACTGTTTGCTTTTATACTCAGATCATAACTTCCCAGAAAATTTGTAGTGTTGAATATGAAAAACCATGTCAATGTTGAATTTGTCCATCGGGGTTGTAAGGATCCAGAGTTCACGGTATAGGCATAACCCATGCCCCTTCAATCCTGACAGCTCTGATAACAGAACATTCCAAAACCGGATAGCTTTCATGCCCGATCCTGAGACTGCCAGGCTTCAGCCATAGCCCAACATGAAGGAGTAATGTAATTATCCTTACGAGGTCAGAAAATGAAGTTTTCGCCGTTATAAAGCCATTTTGAATAAAAATAACAGATTGGAGTCTGGAGGGAAAAGTGTCGGTCTTCATATCTGAGTTCATCTCGTTGATTCTTGGGTCAGGGACCTACTTATACTGGCATCTTTGATCAAGAACCAGGACACCAACAAGGCATATTCAGAAGTGATGAATATCGACAGCTTCCTAGTTAAGGGAATGAGCAAGTCCACATTCTTCCAAAGCGTCAATTATTTATAGAATCTTGGACTCATTACATTAATAAAGAAGAAGATAGGCAGGTATTATACAATGGAGTCGCAAATATTATTATCAGACGAGTCGATAGTATCTGTGGAATTAAAGAAGAGGCTGTAGAAATTAGAGGCAGTTTAATAACCCGGTTTAAGAAGCAATTTTGGTGAACTGATGAAACTTGACGATGGATTGAAACAAGAACTGATTGCGGCAATAAAGGAGAACAAAGACGTTCCTGAATCGTTTAAAAATTTGTTATTTCCTCCAAAAGAACAACCTAAAGAAATCGAGCTCAGGTACGGTATTAAAGAGAGGGAAGAAGACATTTTAGCTGATACAATGGCGATGCCCTTTCAGCCAATTAAGCAATTTGGCGTTACAAAAGAGGGAAATGAGCATAATATGCTCATTTTTGGAGACAACCTGCAGGCTTTAAAGTACTTGAAAAAACAACAGGATGAAGGCAAAATTGAAAAAATCAAATTGATATATATTGATCCCCCTTTTGCCTCCAATGAAGAAATGAAAGGGACAAAGGGCGAACTTGCATATGGAGATCTTATCGCAGGTGCAAAATTTGTTGAGGGACTCCGAAAAAGATTGGTTTTCATGAGAGAACTACTATCGGATGATGGTACAATATACGTTCATTTGGATGCAAGAACCTCTCACTACGTAAAAGTTGTTTTAGATGAATTGTTTCCATCATTTGAGGTAGCAGAAATTGTCTGGGTTTGCGGTCTAATGGGCTCTGGTAAGTTCTATCCAAAGGCACACGAGACGATATTTTGCTATAAATCCAAGTATTCATCTTTCGACCCGCCAAGAAGATTGGGTTATTCAGAAAGAATAACTAGTGCTTTGATGAAGGACAAAGATGGGTGGTACTATACTAGAGGCAGAGAAAGTAGCGGCGGCGAGAACTATTTAAAAACTTATATATGCAAAGACCCAAAATTGTCTAAAGAAGAAGCTCTCAAGTTGGCAAACTCTGAAAGACCGCAAACTGCCTGGAGTGTTTGGATAGGAAAAGAGGATTTGGCTAAAGAATTTAACGACTATCCGGTTGGAACCTACGCTTATACGAGTAGAGAAAAGACTGGCTACCCAACCCAAAAACCCGAAGCTCTTCTCGCTAGGATAATTGAGGCCTCCTCCAGCAAAGGTGACATAGTTCTTGATTGCTTTGCTGGAAGTGGTACCACTGGAGTAGTGGCGGAAAAACTGGGAAGAAGATGGATTATGGCTGATTCTTCCAAACTTTCCATTTATACAATAATAAAAAGGATGCACAACTCAAAAAAGGAGATTGGGAACAAAGGCAACGCATTGAGACCAAAAACATTTACCCTCTATAATGCTGGATTGTACGAGGATCACGACTTCATAATAAAAATGGGGGAAGAGAACTTCAAGAGATTCGCACTTGATCTATTCCAAGTTGAATCAAAAGCTTTTGAAATTAATGGTCTAGTGATGGATGGTACTCTCCTAAACTGTCCAGTGAAGGTATTTTCTCAGGAAGGATACCTAACGGCAGAATACGTTGATCAATTGGACGAGGTCGTTGGAGAATATATAAAATCAAGGATGTTCATCATTGCTCCTGCTAGTAGGGTCTATTTTTTACAGGACTTCATTGAAAAAAATGGAGTGAGGTATTATGTTTTAAGGATCCCCTACTCTGTGATTGACGAACTACATAAAAGGACATTTACAAGACCTTTACAACCCACTTCCTTAAAGGACATTAACCAAAATATAGAGCAGATAGGGTTTGATTTTATTCGTCCACCAAATGTAAAAGCAACATATTATAAGCAAAAACCAAAGGATAAATTGATAGAAGAGGAATTAATCATTCAAATTGAGGAATTTGAAGCTGTCCAAAGATCTAAAGAGCCTGTGAAATTTGACGATCCAAAGGACGCTTTGAGCATGGTCATGGTAGATCGTGACTATAATGGAAAATACTTTAACATGACCGATTATTTCTTTGCAGATAAAATTAAGAAGGAAGAGTACAAAGTTAGGATTCCGATCGCTAATCTTCTTGGGGAAAACGTATGCATTATTTTTATGGATATCTTTGGAAACGAAAGAGTAGAAGTTAAAAAA is a window from the Thermoplasmatales archaeon genome containing:
- a CDS encoding isoaspartyl peptidase, translated to MNDVILLHGGVGSDSVLNSKLNGFASSAISVDSLDSVVRAVSMMEDDETFNAGTGSVMRIDGTIQMDASVMVPGKFGAVISIERVRNPIIVAREVMEKSPHVIIAGDGATRFARMMGHEDYDPSTEKARTRLGKVIQELKANPDADMRRELFLLSISDKTHDTVGAVARINGRFAAAVSTGGSSPMMRGRVGDCPIPGSGIFAGDKGAVVATGIGEEIIRRQLCFSIYARMGKEPLQRIMDDEIFRFGDVAVGAIALTSTEIAHSANKDMATGLFRK
- the moaC gene encoding Molybdenum cofactor biosynthesis protein C; its protein translation is MIDISSKDVVARTATASGEIRLKKSTISAIKSGETKKGNVIETARVAGMQAAKRTWDLIPYCHQIPISSVNLEFSLKEESVSVMCSVKAVYKTGVEIEAITGVQIALLTIWDMVKYLEKDENGQYPGTVIQSVKVDSKMKAKVNASPDRQ
- the moaB gene encoding Molybdopterin adenylyltransferase, whose amino-acid sequence is MHHPTDNKYNLRFLVITVSDKRTEETDESGKIMRNLIKDAGRIVSGYIIPNSSERIIRVVEEEINTADVFIFIGGTGLGKKDYTSRTLRKISEKEVPGFGEIFRSRSASGEIHSVLSDSSMFVIRGKIVFSIPGSGDAQRIAFDIINDIVDHAYHEIMR
- a CDS encoding molybdopterin-guanine dinucleotide biosynthesis protein MobA, with product MRAVIFVKKSERFPGKHSVQVNGYGMTEGIAKKLVESYLFEEVIIFSKDPGLKSDYGRIITDESDGTILASLILAVRKFGNIFAFGGDMPFICIPLVSRMLIEFKGKTLCPISRDAVLQTLHCIYAERDSKNLEAYATGGGKSLRDFVKEFGIAMDYGREDERCFENVNFPSDVERLKLS
- the moeB gene encoding putative adenylyltransferase — protein: MPFLEFDRYLGTMALPQISLSGQKRISAATITVVGLGGTGGIAAELFARTGVSTLRLIDDDRVSLTNIQRQVEYGEADIGKSKAEKLKERIVSINHNVNVEISSTRVNIDNYSVIGQPSLIFDGTDNFSARSAINRYSVRNRIPWVMTAANETFGTIKAIIPYKTSCTACLGYPDAGDEGIGCAQTGILPSTPVVIGSMAVSLGLKILIGEEVDGDIVYIDTWNYAIERIKTSMNLKCRICGEP
- a CDS encoding putative molybdopterin biosynthesis protein MoeA/LysR substrate binding-domain-containing protein, whose protein sequence is MSFADARRLAIEHAHPVEETETVNTGESTGRICALDVYSRVPLPPFTRSEVDGYAVVSADLSAASPENPIELLLAGNAEIGNPPLTHPGPGSCLYIATGAAMPSFCDSVAMVEDTVRTGNKVRFTRNVASWENVAHSGEDISRGTLIARRDSVVDPRTVAVLCAAGVDKIKVYRKIRIGIASSGNELLYPGEEISAGKIYESNSTYVKAELSKFCNVYTSSYGFIRDDMEEVRRMISRMLTENDAIILSGGTSAGEGDFVYRVLELENPGIVFHGVSVKPGTPTVFAMSGKKPVYGLPGFPVSAMMIFRTIFLPAIEKMSRERSAVRSVTVTLAMKTLLRVGYTSLIIMRLVRRGSTIYGYPVNGASGSIARLLDAEGFAIMEGNRKYADAGEKVDAYLFSESIPETVFLGTPDEIAETFILNLVSHPAVVKMDENSVRSFITEIVPDITLVSGTTLANPGDYGDYTTRLSYVVPYGFYSRDADLELSSIIKSVSAGKVRLVAISGNDAVASAFKDYLSGLADDAQGMVDRIHYLPTRESCLSSLTSGENDLFLGKFRKSEDLEVNFIPVGRVNYSILASDSYVKKHDIEKAVEKAMEATRELAVS
- a CDS encoding putative molybdopterin biosynthesis protein MoeA/LysR substrate binding-domain-containing protein; protein product: MNTNMSQISYVSYNDAIGLLKTEKWSPIDNVVAEPQKCLGMIADSDVLCGNYVPEYNRSAVDGYATESGLTVEASESKPVKIGTILPDGNDGRCTLISTGEILPEGTDSVIMLEDTVMTKSDIFALKTLRHWENVSLRGEDLKPDSIVIHRGKGVKPENISAALACRINSVSVYRKFSLSLLSTGDEIVSGRVPNYTQPLLSTFFSMPFIQTVEEGTVGDSFEMIKDRVIHALKSSDALIVTGGSGPGIRDLVPGVLKTLGHVIFRGVKIKPGRTVSAFNVGGKLVLSVSGLPVAALVSTEAILWPFLELMIGYKRDPLTIKARMNGTINADPGIRTYVRVKLSADEDGYLCTPLKVSGSGVLSTLLDSTGTVTIMENTEGINNGETVTVELNGVV
- a CDS encoding molybdopterin synthase small subunit, with translation MNLTGGNRMLLKVKYFARFRELAGKGEEDVEVGDGINVLDLKKMILNDHPLLLSYESSMIVARNDNFARDEEYLRAGDEIDFFPPVSGG
- a CDS encoding molybdenum cofactor biosynthesis protein A gives rise to the protein MLFDDFGRPVKSMRIQVNTTCNFKCFFCHMEGTEVNSSEMKPTEIERVVQIAAKWGVNKIKFTGGEPLLRRDIVEIVARVRKHISGDISLTTNGVLLVNKAVDLKKAGLNRVNISMHSIDREGFQFITGTDALDKVKDGIRAAREAGLGPIKINFVVLKDVNVDQIDRMIDFATENNAMLQLIEYETTKEAENSEDYQKYHYSLEPIERRISMQSLGIERNELHNRERYTILNRGKKVSIEFVKPMHNTDFCNSCTRMRLTSIGQLKPCLMRSDNLTDVLHEIRGGNREIMLDSIFKVAVKKREPYWRESDVIESEILRKI
- a CDS encoding putative bifunctional molybdopterin-guanine dinucleotide biosynthesis protein MobB/MoaE translates to MQKINTQEFYTLSIMPISRIVKEKIEPDEYIRQISGPETGALVTFSGIVRETEEGRELRSLFYEAKETMALKKMSEIIEDAMSRFGLIDAIAVHRIGDVKTGETSVFVVAASMHRKNAFKGCEFIIDRIKQDCPIWKKDIFTDGERWRSETIE
- a CDS encoding putative methyltransferase: MKLDDGLKQELIAAIKENKDVPESFKNLLFPPKEQPKEIELRYGIKEREEDILADTMAMPFQPIKQFGVTKEGNEHNMLIFGDNLQALKYLKKQQDEGKIEKIKLIYIDPPFASNEEMKGTKGELAYGDLIAGAKFVEGLRKRLVFMRELLSDDGTIYVHLDARTSHYVKVVLDELFPSFEVAEIVWVCGLMGSGKFYPKAHETIFCYKSKYSSFDPPRRLGYSERITSALMKDKDGWYYTRGRESSGGENYLKTYICKDPKLSKEEALKLANSERPQTAWSVWIGKEDLAKEFNDYPVGTYAYTSREKTGYPTQKPEALLARIIEASSSKGDIVLDCFAGSGTTGVVAEKLGRRWIMADSSKLSIYTIIKRMHNSKKEIGNKGNALRPKTFTLYNAGLYEDHDFIIKMGEENFKRFALDLFQVESKAFEINGLVMDGTLLNCPVKVFSQEGYLTAEYVDQLDEVVGEYIKSRMFIIAPASRVYFLQDFIEKNGVRYYVLRIPYSVIDELHKRTFTRPLQPTSLKDINQNIEQIGFDFIRPPNVKATYYKQKPKDKLIEEELIIQIEEFEAVQRSKEPVKFDDPKDALSMVMVDRDYNGKYFNMTDYFFADKIKKEEYKVRIPIANLLGENVCIIFMDIFGNERVEVKKRWDFNGERND